A region from the Geobacter benzoatilyticus genome encodes:
- a CDS encoding Mrp/NBP35 family ATP-binding protein: MSDVQLGEKVTQKSCSREQTEELYKLKEQIDLQETLFGIRNKIVVLSGKGGVGKSSVAANLAVSLSLQGKKTGLLDVDLHGPSIPTMLGIEGKLPASAGGRIEPVAYSENLKVMSVGLLLRNQSEAVVWRGPAKHGVIKQFLAAVEWGDLDYLIVDCPPGTGDEPLSVIQLLDGAEGAIIVTTPQDVALTDVRKSVTFCRQMNLPVLGVVENMSGFVCPHCGESVDIFKSGGGSRMADEMNVPFLGRIPLDPAMVSAGDAGAPFVEHQAASPAAKAFGEIVATVAELCAPGK; this comes from the coding sequence GTGAGTGATGTACAGCTGGGAGAAAAGGTGACGCAGAAATCGTGCAGCAGGGAACAGACCGAAGAGCTATACAAGCTCAAGGAGCAGATCGACCTGCAGGAAACCCTCTTCGGAATCCGGAACAAGATCGTGGTCCTGTCGGGCAAAGGTGGTGTGGGCAAGAGCTCCGTGGCCGCAAATCTGGCCGTATCTCTATCCCTCCAGGGGAAAAAGACGGGGCTTCTCGACGTGGATCTCCACGGTCCGAGCATCCCGACCATGCTCGGCATCGAAGGGAAGCTCCCCGCCTCCGCCGGTGGCCGGATCGAGCCGGTGGCCTACAGCGAAAACCTCAAGGTCATGTCGGTGGGGCTCCTGCTCCGCAACCAGTCGGAGGCGGTGGTCTGGCGGGGACCGGCCAAGCACGGCGTCATCAAGCAGTTTCTGGCCGCCGTGGAGTGGGGGGACCTGGACTACCTCATCGTCGATTGCCCCCCAGGCACCGGCGACGAACCCCTGTCGGTCATCCAGCTTCTGGATGGGGCCGAAGGCGCCATCATCGTCACCACCCCCCAGGATGTAGCCCTCACCGACGTGCGCAAATCGGTCACTTTCTGCCGGCAGATGAATCTGCCGGTGCTCGGGGTCGTCGAGAACATGAGTGGTTTTGTCTGCCCCCACTGCGGCGAAAGCGTGGACATCTTCAAAAGCGGCGGCGGAAGCAGGATGGCCGACGAAATGAATGTGCCGTTCCTGGGGAGGATACCGCTGGACCCGGCCATGGTCAGCGCCGGCGATGCAGGCGCCCCCTTCGTGGAGCATCAGGCAGCCTCTCCCGCGGCCAAGGCCTTCGGCGAAATCGTTGCCACCGTGGCGGAGCTCTGCGCCCCAGGCAAGTAA
- a CDS encoding efflux RND transporter periplasmic adaptor subunit: MNLRTMPARIKKSLVWAAIAVAVAILLKMTILAPPKVTTVKVEKRDLVAQVYGNGTVEAKVVVGISSKITGRIVELYADQGDAVKRGQLLARLENDDFLQQQRQSESAVTKAAANIGVEEAALRKARANSELAEKNARRFRTLADKNLVSQQESEQYENNYRVSREEEARSSAALAAARMEHQAGRAGLGVARSRVADTLIYAPQDGIIISRDLEKGATVTPGLAIFTLADPATVWVKANVDESRLRGVAVGKKAVITLRSAPGEQFAGRVARIGRESDRVTEELEVDVAFTLPLQHFRLGEQSEVYIVTEEGKRALSIPAGAIAFRGGKRGVFVAAGGRLKFREIAVGIEDRRNLAEVRSGLDGSERIALAPPAEMAKFTDGMKVRTAP; encoded by the coding sequence ATGAACCTGCGCACAATGCCGGCACGCATCAAAAAGAGCCTGGTTTGGGCCGCCATCGCCGTGGCCGTTGCCATCCTGCTCAAGATGACCATCCTTGCCCCGCCGAAGGTCACAACGGTGAAGGTTGAGAAACGGGACCTGGTTGCCCAGGTCTACGGCAACGGCACCGTCGAGGCCAAAGTGGTGGTGGGGATATCCAGCAAAATCACCGGCCGGATTGTCGAACTCTATGCGGACCAGGGGGACGCGGTGAAGCGGGGACAGCTCCTGGCGCGGCTCGAAAACGATGATTTCCTCCAGCAGCAGCGCCAGTCGGAGTCGGCGGTTACCAAGGCGGCCGCCAACATCGGCGTAGAAGAGGCCGCTCTCCGTAAGGCCCGGGCCAATTCCGAACTGGCGGAGAAAAATGCCCGGCGTTTCAGGACCCTGGCGGATAAAAATCTTGTTTCCCAGCAGGAGTCGGAGCAGTACGAGAACAACTACCGGGTCTCCCGGGAAGAGGAAGCCCGCAGCTCCGCGGCGCTGGCCGCGGCCAGGATGGAGCATCAGGCCGGCCGCGCGGGGCTGGGCGTTGCCCGCAGCCGGGTGGCGGATACCCTCATATATGCGCCACAGGATGGGATCATCATCTCCCGTGACCTTGAGAAAGGAGCGACGGTGACGCCCGGCCTCGCAATTTTCACCCTTGCCGATCCCGCCACGGTCTGGGTGAAGGCCAATGTGGACGAATCCCGGCTCAGGGGGGTCGCAGTCGGCAAAAAGGCCGTCATCACCCTCCGCTCGGCCCCCGGCGAACAGTTTGCCGGGCGGGTTGCCCGTATCGGCCGGGAGAGCGACCGGGTGACCGAAGAGCTGGAGGTGGACGTGGCCTTTACGTTGCCGCTGCAACACTTCCGCCTCGGGGAGCAGTCCGAGGTGTATATAGTTACGGAAGAAGGAAAGAGAGCCCTTTCCATCCCGGCAGGGGCCATAGCCTTCCGGGGTGGGAAACGGGGAGTGTTCGTCGCGGCCGGCGGCAGGCTGAAGTTCAGGGAAATTGCGGTGGGTATCGAGGACCGGCGCAACCTTGCGGAGGTGCGCAGCGGCCTGGACGGGAGCGAGCGGATTGCCCTGGCTCCCCCGGCGGAAATGGCAAAATTCACGGACGGTATGAAGGTGAGGACCGCGCCATGA
- a CDS encoding TolC family protein: MWNEKDPSMKMTMALGLILILSAKLHAAELLTMDEAVATALKSHPLAIEANENVSAAEARAGQAVAGYYPGIAIAADWSKGRSYLTPLESVKATEVHTDALYLRQTIYDFGRTAGAVEAARENRRAAAASREVTRQDVAFRARLAYYLLLAAEKQVAATRETVAAREAVFRQAREFFNQGIRAKVDVARAEASFYEARTALIRAESNREIGRVELANAMGVSSLDGRVLAEPAAFAAPLPGLEESLRAAFAARAELREYAALRNAAEAGVKTARSGHYPILSGTASIGYADSTFPPGGDVWAVGVNLTVPVFSGFSTVEKGKEARALLRAADARQSNLKLRIANEVESAWLSAGDAAARSESTEKEVAAAAESRDLAVGRYREGVGSIIEVTDAQSQALNAETARIQAGYDYHAALARLDRAVGKE; this comes from the coding sequence ATGTGGAATGAAAAGGACCCCTCCATGAAGATGACCATGGCACTTGGCCTGATCCTCATTCTGTCCGCAAAGCTCCATGCAGCAGAACTTCTGACCATGGATGAAGCCGTAGCCACCGCCCTGAAAAGCCACCCCCTCGCCATTGAGGCCAATGAGAACGTCTCCGCCGCTGAGGCGCGGGCGGGGCAGGCCGTTGCCGGTTATTACCCCGGCATCGCCATTGCCGCTGACTGGAGCAAAGGGCGCTCCTATCTCACCCCCCTTGAGAGCGTAAAGGCCACGGAGGTGCACACCGATGCCCTCTACCTCCGGCAGACCATTTACGATTTCGGCCGAACTGCCGGGGCGGTGGAGGCTGCGCGCGAAAATCGCAGGGCTGCCGCCGCGTCCAGGGAGGTAACCCGCCAGGACGTGGCTTTTCGTGCCAGGCTTGCCTATTACCTGCTGCTGGCCGCCGAGAAACAGGTGGCTGCCACCAGGGAAACCGTTGCAGCCAGGGAGGCGGTGTTCCGGCAGGCCCGGGAGTTTTTCAACCAGGGGATCAGGGCGAAGGTGGACGTTGCCAGGGCCGAGGCAAGCTTCTACGAGGCGCGAACCGCCCTAATCCGTGCCGAAAGCAACCGGGAAATCGGCCGGGTCGAACTGGCAAACGCCATGGGGGTCTCCTCCCTTGACGGTCGGGTGCTTGCGGAGCCCGCCGCTTTTGCCGCTCCTCTGCCCGGCCTGGAGGAGAGCCTGCGTGCCGCCTTTGCCGCCCGGGCCGAGCTCAGGGAGTACGCCGCCCTGAGAAATGCGGCTGAGGCCGGCGTTAAAACCGCCCGAAGCGGCCATTATCCCATCCTCTCTGGGACGGCGAGCATCGGCTATGCCGACAGCACATTCCCTCCCGGCGGCGATGTATGGGCAGTGGGGGTGAATCTCACCGTACCGGTATTCTCCGGTTTTTCCACCGTTGAGAAGGGGAAGGAGGCCCGTGCTTTGCTGCGGGCCGCGGATGCCCGGCAGAGCAACCTGAAACTGCGCATCGCCAATGAGGTGGAGTCCGCCTGGCTCAGCGCCGGGGACGCAGCGGCCCGCAGCGAATCGACGGAAAAGGAGGTGGCGGCCGCCGCCGAGAGCCGGGATCTCGCCGTTGGGCGCTACCGGGAGGGGGTGGGGAGCATCATCGAGGTGACCGACGCCCAGTCCCAGGCACTGAATGCCGAAACGGCCCGCATCCAGGCCGGATACGACTACCATGCCGCCCTGGCCCGTCTAGACCGGGCAGTGGGTAAAGAATAA
- a CDS encoding ABC transporter permease, with the protein MNLAIRDIRYHRGRFVLTTIGLGLLLGVVISMGGIYRGLIADALSISRATGADLWVVQQDTSGPFAAISRIPEDIRYRIMAVPGVAEASPLSFQTIQIDRHGKPFRFFLVGHDLNGLGGPPEIIAGRGIRQKHYEMVAARGMKMELGETIRLGLHDYTVVGITGKMVSSSGDPAAYVSLADAQDIQFKYDNDAVRNQRERINARLAGIPALSLPQAKTLRENVAALTESTHTVNTVVARLAAGANLEEVQGRIGRWNHFRAISNEEQTEILAKGMIEKARMQLGLFRLILLIISAVIISLIIYTSTIDKIRVIATLKLIGAQNRVIVGMILQQSLLMGVMAYAIGYGIISLTYDKFPRRVELLAGDLRALFVIVVVICVISSFVGIRKALRVEPAAALGG; encoded by the coding sequence ATGAACCTGGCCATCCGGGACATCCGTTACCACCGGGGGCGCTTCGTCCTCACCACCATCGGGCTGGGGCTCCTCCTCGGCGTAGTCATCAGCATGGGGGGAATCTACCGGGGGCTCATCGCCGACGCCCTCTCCATAAGCCGTGCCACCGGCGCCGACCTCTGGGTGGTGCAGCAGGATACGAGCGGCCCCTTTGCGGCCATCTCCCGCATTCCCGAGGACATCCGCTACCGGATCATGGCAGTCCCCGGCGTGGCCGAGGCCTCACCCCTCTCCTTCCAGACCATCCAGATCGATCGGCACGGCAAGCCGTTCCGTTTCTTCCTCGTCGGCCATGACCTGAACGGCCTGGGGGGGCCCCCCGAAATCATCGCCGGGCGGGGAATCCGCCAGAAGCACTACGAGATGGTGGCGGCCCGGGGGATGAAGATGGAGCTGGGGGAGACGATCCGCCTGGGGCTCCACGACTACACCGTGGTCGGCATCACCGGGAAGATGGTCTCCTCCTCCGGCGATCCCGCGGCCTATGTGAGCCTGGCCGACGCCCAGGATATCCAGTTCAAGTATGACAACGACGCCGTCCGCAACCAGCGGGAGCGGATCAATGCCCGCCTGGCCGGCATCCCCGCCCTCTCGCTTCCCCAGGCGAAGACCCTCCGGGAAAACGTGGCGGCCCTGACGGAATCGACCCACACGGTGAACACGGTGGTGGCGCGCCTTGCGGCCGGGGCGAACCTGGAGGAAGTCCAGGGGCGGATCGGGCGCTGGAACCACTTCCGGGCCATCTCCAACGAAGAGCAGACAGAGATCCTCGCCAAGGGGATGATCGAGAAGGCCCGGATGCAACTGGGGCTCTTCCGGCTCATCCTGCTCATCATCTCGGCGGTCATCATCTCCCTCATCATCTATACCTCCACCATCGACAAGATCCGGGTCATCGCTACGCTCAAGCTGATCGGCGCCCAGAACCGCGTCATCGTCGGGATGATCCTCCAGCAGTCGCTCCTCATGGGGGTCATGGCCTACGCCATCGGCTACGGCATCATCTCGCTCACCTACGACAAATTTCCGCGCCGGGTGGAACTGCTCGCCGGGGACCTGAGGGCCCTGTTCGTGATTGTCGTCGTCATCTGCGTCATTTCGAGTTTCGTGGGTATCCGCAAGGCCCTGAGGGTGGAGCCGGCCGCGGCCTTGGGAGGATAG
- a CDS encoding DUF134 domain-containing protein, with translation MSPRKKKHRNCICPLREKLGHVFKPAGTPLMDMEVISLEHDELEALYLCDGRDLNQERAGEMMGVSRGTVQRLLAQGRKKVIDALVGQKALAIAGDLPGEESGRGNATTPECPQEKGNCNV, from the coding sequence ATGTCGCCGCGCAAAAAGAAACACCGCAACTGCATTTGTCCCCTAAGGGAGAAGCTGGGGCACGTCTTCAAACCCGCCGGTACCCCCCTCATGGATATGGAAGTCATCAGCCTTGAACATGACGAACTGGAGGCCCTCTACCTCTGCGACGGCCGGGATCTGAACCAGGAACGGGCCGGCGAGATGATGGGGGTCTCCCGCGGAACTGTTCAGAGACTCCTGGCCCAGGGGCGGAAAAAGGTCATCGACGCCCTGGTGGGGCAAAAAGCTCTGGCGATTGCCGGTGATCTTCCCGGCGAAGAGTCCGGCCGAGGCAATGCAACTACTCCGGAATGCCCACAGGAGAAAGGAAACTGCAATGTCTGA
- the tkt gene encoding transketolase: MSVALLTNDDASLGADTLRMLAVDAVEAASSGHPGLPMGAADYAFLLWHSHLRFAPADPEWPGRDRFVLSAGHGSMLLYGLLHLFGFDLPLEELKQFRQWGSRTPGHPEFGHTPGVEVTTGPLGQGFAMGVGMALAARMASARFADERFDPCGHQIYAIVSDGDLMEGISQEAASLAGHLKLGNIVYIYDDNRITIEGATDLAFSEDTAGRFSALGWHVQAVDGHDVNQMGEALWRAKVERDRPSIIIARTHIAHGSPGKHDTAGAHGSPLGAEEAAATRKNLNWPDELFHVPERVREICGKRRDELMAAHAAWQDEFRRWRRRNSEKARLWDGMWQKAVPRDLEARLLAAVEDATGATRALSGKAIQAAAAVVPALAGGSADLEPSTNTRIADSPSVLPGSFGGRNLHFGIREHAMGAVMNGMARYGCFIPYGATFLVFADYCRPAIRLAALMKQQAVYVFTHDSLFVGEDGPTHQPVEQLSSLRLIPNLRVIRPADGPETALAWGAALRRTDGPTALILTRQKVPVIVREEPLEAKTFAKGGYVVRSGGTTPDAVIMASGSEVGLALAAADILAGEGVTVRVVSVPCIETFQSQPEAYRRRLLPGRVPRVAVEAGHGGLWWRLLGPGGLFIGMENFGASAPEKVLAEEFGFTPAKVAQRVRELVGH, encoded by the coding sequence ATGTCTGTAGCACTGCTCACCAACGACGACGCCAGTCTCGGCGCCGATACCCTTAGAATGCTGGCGGTGGACGCCGTGGAGGCGGCCAGTTCGGGCCATCCGGGGCTTCCCATGGGGGCCGCCGACTACGCCTTCCTCCTCTGGCACTCCCATCTCCGCTTTGCACCCGCGGATCCGGAGTGGCCCGGCCGGGACCGCTTCGTCCTCTCGGCGGGGCACGGCTCCATGCTCCTCTATGGTCTGCTCCACCTCTTCGGCTTCGACCTCCCCCTGGAGGAGCTGAAGCAGTTCCGCCAGTGGGGGAGCCGCACCCCCGGCCACCCGGAATTCGGCCACACCCCCGGCGTTGAAGTGACCACCGGCCCCCTGGGGCAGGGGTTCGCCATGGGGGTAGGCATGGCACTGGCGGCCCGGATGGCCTCGGCCCGCTTTGCCGACGAGCGCTTCGACCCGTGCGGCCACCAAATCTACGCCATCGTCAGCGACGGGGATCTCATGGAAGGGATCAGTCAGGAGGCGGCCTCCCTGGCCGGGCACCTGAAACTGGGGAACATCGTCTATATCTACGACGACAACCGAATCACCATCGAGGGAGCTACGGATCTGGCCTTCTCGGAGGATACGGCCGGACGCTTCTCGGCTCTGGGCTGGCACGTACAGGCGGTGGACGGCCATGACGTGAACCAGATGGGTGAAGCCCTCTGGCGGGCCAAGGTGGAGCGTGACCGCCCCTCCATCATCATAGCCCGGACCCACATCGCCCACGGCTCGCCGGGAAAGCACGACACGGCCGGCGCCCACGGCTCCCCCCTCGGGGCCGAGGAGGCGGCTGCCACCCGGAAGAACCTGAATTGGCCCGACGAGCTGTTCCATGTGCCGGAGCGGGTGCGGGAGATCTGCGGAAAGCGCCGGGATGAGCTCATGGCGGCTCACGCTGCCTGGCAGGACGAGTTCCGCCGCTGGCGCCGCCGCAACTCCGAGAAGGCCCGGCTCTGGGACGGCATGTGGCAGAAGGCGGTCCCCAGGGACCTGGAGGCCCGGCTCCTGGCCGCAGTTGAGGATGCCACCGGCGCCACCCGTGCCCTCTCGGGCAAGGCAATCCAGGCCGCGGCCGCGGTGGTGCCGGCCCTGGCCGGAGGCTCCGCCGACCTGGAACCCTCCACCAACACCCGGATCGCCGATTCCCCCTCGGTGCTCCCCGGAAGCTTCGGGGGGCGGAACCTCCACTTCGGCATCCGGGAGCACGCCATGGGTGCCGTCATGAACGGCATGGCCCGCTACGGCTGCTTCATCCCCTACGGCGCCACCTTCCTGGTGTTCGCCGACTACTGCCGCCCCGCCATTCGCCTGGCGGCCCTCATGAAGCAGCAGGCGGTCTACGTCTTTACCCACGATTCCCTCTTCGTGGGGGAGGACGGCCCCACTCACCAGCCGGTGGAGCAGCTCTCGTCCCTGCGGCTGATCCCCAATCTCCGGGTGATCCGCCCCGCCGACGGCCCCGAGACGGCCCTTGCCTGGGGCGCTGCCCTGCGCCGCACCGACGGCCCCACGGCCCTCATCCTCACCCGCCAGAAGGTGCCGGTAATCGTGCGGGAGGAGCCACTGGAGGCGAAGACCTTCGCCAAGGGGGGCTACGTGGTCCGCTCCGGCGGGACAACCCCCGACGCGGTCATCATGGCGAGCGGCTCCGAGGTGGGGCTGGCCCTGGCGGCGGCGGATATCCTGGCGGGCGAAGGGGTGACGGTTCGGGTGGTGTCGGTTCCCTGCATCGAAACCTTCCAGTCCCAGCCCGAGGCGTACCGGCGCCGGCTCCTGCCGGGGCGCGTCCCCAGGGTGGCGGTGGAGGCGGGTCACGGCGGCCTCTGGTGGCGCCTTCTCGGGCCGGGAGGGCTCTTCATCGGCATGGAAAACTTCGGTGCCTCGGCCCCGGAAAAGGTCCTGGCGGAGGAGTTCGGCTTCACCCCGGCAAAAGTTGCCCAACGGGTGCGAGAGTTAGTGGGGCACTGA
- a CDS encoding iron-sulfur cluster assembly scaffold protein, with amino-acid sequence MSEFYSEKVRDHVRNPRNVGSLDDANVVVQAGDPDCGDAVLFFLKIEGEVIRNVKFLIKGCGAAIATSSVATELVMGKGLDEVLALDDQAIASALDGLPEEKMHCSNMAASALHAAVEQYRSTVAGETSPVE; translated from the coding sequence ATGTCTGAATTTTACTCGGAGAAGGTCAGGGACCATGTCCGCAACCCCCGTAACGTCGGCTCGCTGGATGACGCCAACGTGGTGGTTCAGGCCGGCGACCCCGACTGCGGCGATGCGGTCCTTTTCTTCCTGAAAATCGAGGGGGAGGTTATCCGCAACGTCAAGTTTCTTATCAAGGGATGCGGCGCGGCAATCGCCACCTCGTCGGTGGCCACGGAACTGGTCATGGGGAAGGGTCTCGACGAGGTGCTGGCCCTTGACGACCAGGCCATAGCCTCTGCCCTGGACGGGCTTCCCGAGGAAAAAATGCACTGCTCCAACATGGCTGCATCGGCCCTCCATGCGGCCGTTGAACAATACCGGTCCACGGTTGCGGGGGAGACTTCACCTGTGGAATAA
- the merA gene encoding mercury(II) reductase yields MPDTYDLVILGSGSTAFAAALRAQSHGARVLMVEKSLPGGTCINWGCVPSKTLIHAALFYQEGRLGARLGLGEGGGAVVPERLMARKDQVVEYLRTTKYLDVLRSVPGVELVTGTGRFLDPGRLEVKDRVIRGERFLVAVGGNPRVPRIPGLESTPFLTSRGALLLKEIPASLIIIGGGVIAVELGQMFQRLGSRVTILEHGPRILGPVEPEPAMAVHDVLRGEGVKISCRTTICSVAWDGTAVKVEAERDGEKISFAAEKLLLAAGTAPATGEIGLEPAGVETDSRGFVKVDERMRTSAPGIWAAGDCTGGMMIATAGAREGIVAVDDMLNPGCGCTFDPLVVPMAIFSDPEVGMAGYTEEGARAAGFDVSVNVMPVSAIPKAHVTGHTAGVVKMVADRATGRLLGVHLACHRGADIINEAALAIRFRATVEDLANALHVYPSMGEGLRLCAQGFSRDISKLSCCAE; encoded by the coding sequence ATGCCCGACACATACGACCTGGTCATCCTCGGTTCAGGCTCCACCGCCTTTGCAGCGGCCCTGCGCGCCCAATCCCACGGGGCGCGGGTCCTGATGGTGGAGAAGAGCCTCCCCGGCGGCACTTGTATCAACTGGGGATGCGTGCCGAGCAAAACCCTGATCCACGCCGCGCTATTCTATCAGGAGGGGAGGCTGGGGGCAAGGCTCGGCCTCGGAGAAGGGGGCGGAGCGGTGGTGCCGGAGCGCCTCATGGCCCGAAAAGATCAGGTCGTAGAGTACCTGCGCACGACAAAATACCTGGACGTACTCCGTAGCGTGCCCGGGGTGGAACTGGTGACGGGAACCGGCCGCTTCCTGGATCCGGGGAGGCTTGAGGTCAAGGATAGGGTCATACGGGGTGAGCGGTTCCTGGTGGCCGTGGGTGGCAACCCGAGAGTTCCGCGGATTCCAGGGCTCGAATCGACTCCTTTCCTCACGAGCCGGGGAGCGCTCCTTCTCAAGGAGATTCCCGCGTCCCTGATCATAATCGGCGGCGGAGTCATCGCCGTGGAACTGGGACAGATGTTCCAGCGGCTCGGCAGCCGGGTTACGATCCTGGAGCACGGCCCCCGCATTCTGGGACCGGTGGAACCGGAACCGGCCATGGCGGTACATGACGTACTGCGGGGGGAAGGGGTGAAGATCAGCTGCCGCACGACGATCTGCTCGGTGGCCTGGGACGGCACGGCAGTAAAGGTGGAGGCGGAGCGGGACGGGGAGAAGATCAGCTTTGCCGCCGAAAAGCTCCTCCTGGCGGCGGGGACGGCCCCGGCCACCGGGGAAATCGGCCTGGAACCGGCCGGTGTGGAAACCGATTCGCGGGGTTTCGTCAAGGTGGACGAACGCATGCGGACCTCAGCGCCGGGCATCTGGGCCGCCGGCGACTGCACCGGCGGGATGATGATCGCCACGGCCGGCGCCCGGGAGGGAATCGTGGCGGTGGACGACATGCTGAACCCCGGCTGCGGATGCACCTTCGATCCCCTTGTGGTACCCATGGCCATTTTCTCCGATCCGGAAGTGGGAATGGCGGGCTACACGGAAGAAGGAGCCAGGGCTGCGGGATTCGACGTATCCGTGAATGTCATGCCGGTTTCAGCCATACCCAAGGCCCACGTCACCGGCCATACGGCAGGCGTCGTGAAAATGGTGGCCGACCGGGCTACGGGGAGGCTTCTGGGGGTGCATCTGGCCTGCCACCGGGGGGCCGACATCATCAACGAGGCGGCCCTGGCCATAAGGTTTCGCGCCACCGTGGAGGATTTGGCAAATGCGTTGCATGTTTACCCTTCAATGGGAGAGGGGCTGAGACTCTGCGCCCAGGGATTCAGCAGGGATATCAGTAAGTTGTCGTGCTGTGCCGAATAG
- a CDS encoding TetR/AcrR family transcriptional regulator → MNIRMRIDMLPKKSTRIRKEEIVQAAIQVIGAQGVNSLTIAAIAGRAGMSEANIYRHFGGKQEILSALADFIGTEVMGKAAAIAGGSGPPLEKLRAIFFSHVSLIAELPGIPRFIFSDEVHLGDRELSRVIAQRMAGYVETLAGIIAAGIAEGEIRNSLAPRETALTMLGMIQFTALRWTVAGTSFDIRDEAKKLWDNFMHLIR, encoded by the coding sequence ATGAATATTCGCATGAGGATTGATATGCTGCCGAAGAAAAGTACACGCATACGCAAGGAGGAGATCGTCCAGGCGGCCATTCAGGTCATCGGCGCCCAGGGGGTGAACTCTCTTACGATTGCCGCCATCGCCGGCCGGGCCGGCATGAGCGAGGCCAACATCTACCGGCATTTCGGCGGCAAGCAGGAGATCCTCTCTGCCCTGGCTGATTTCATCGGCACCGAGGTCATGGGGAAGGCGGCGGCCATTGCAGGGGGGAGCGGCCCCCCCCTGGAGAAACTTAGGGCCATCTTCTTCTCCCATGTTTCGTTGATAGCGGAGCTTCCGGGGATTCCACGCTTCATCTTCTCCGACGAGGTTCATCTCGGCGACCGGGAACTCTCCCGAGTCATCGCCCAGCGCATGGCCGGCTATGTGGAAACCCTCGCCGGCATCATTGCGGCCGGCATTGCCGAAGGGGAAATCAGGAATTCCCTTGCGCCGCGGGAGACGGCCCTGACCATGCTGGGGATGATCCAATTCACCGCCCTCCGCTGGACCGTCGCCGGCACATCCTTCGACATCCGTGATGAAGCCAAAAAACTCTGGGATAACTTCATGCACCTGATTCGCTGA
- a CDS encoding NifB/NifX family molybdenum-iron cluster-binding protein, giving the protein MKICFPVATDDGLASKVYNHFGSAQRFIVVDTETGATLSINNGDKQHTHGACSPLRALAGNPIDAVVVGGIGAGALTMLNRAQIRVFCSQAATVGENVDLFKSGAFQEIAPQTCGGHSHGHGCAH; this is encoded by the coding sequence ATGAAAATCTGTTTTCCGGTGGCAACCGACGACGGTCTGGCCAGCAAGGTTTACAACCATTTTGGTTCAGCCCAGCGTTTCATCGTGGTGGACACAGAAACCGGCGCGACCCTTTCCATCAACAACGGCGACAAGCAGCATACCCACGGAGCGTGCAGTCCCCTGAGGGCACTGGCCGGCAATCCCATCGACGCGGTTGTGGTGGGTGGCATCGGCGCCGGCGCCCTTACCATGCTGAACCGGGCACAGATCCGGGTGTTCTGCTCCCAGGCGGCCACCGTGGGAGAAAATGTTGACCTGTTCAAGAGCGGAGCGTTCCAGGAAATCGCACCGCAGACCTGCGGCGGCCACAGCCACGGTCACGGCTGCGCCCATTAG
- a CDS encoding ABC transporter ATP-binding protein, translated as MYAVEVENLTKIYGSGNTAVTALADASLQVKPGELVAILGPSGSGKTTLLTAIGLINEPTRGRVILDGTTVADGGWVPGIDLKKVRREKIGFIFQSHNLIPFLTARENVMVALEINGLPKRVAGKRAVELLEALNLGHRVGTYPAFLSGGESQRVAIARALANRPRVILADEPTAALDTENGKNVMVLLKKLAVENNSAIMVVTHDHRMVEGFDRIFDVRDGRIAGERFNHEATK; from the coding sequence ATGTACGCTGTGGAAGTGGAAAATCTGACAAAGATCTATGGCAGCGGAAATACGGCGGTCACGGCCCTTGCCGACGCCTCCCTCCAGGTGAAGCCGGGGGAGCTGGTCGCGATTCTCGGCCCCTCCGGGTCGGGAAAGACCACCCTCCTCACCGCCATCGGCCTCATTAATGAGCCGACCCGGGGAAGGGTCATCCTCGACGGCACCACCGTGGCCGACGGGGGATGGGTGCCGGGGATCGACCTGAAGAAAGTCCGCCGGGAGAAGATCGGCTTCATCTTCCAGTCCCACAACTTGATTCCTTTCCTTACCGCCCGGGAAAACGTAATGGTGGCTCTGGAGATAAATGGCCTCCCGAAGAGGGTGGCGGGGAAACGGGCCGTCGAACTCCTCGAAGCCCTGAACCTGGGCCACCGGGTGGGCACCTATCCCGCGTTCCTCTCCGGCGGCGAGTCCCAGCGGGTTGCCATCGCCCGGGCCCTGGCCAACCGCCCCAGGGTGATCCTGGCCGACGAGCCCACGGCGGCCCTCGACACAGAGAACGGCAAAAACGTCATGGTGCTCCTCAAGAAACTGGCCGTTGAGAACAACTCGGCCATTATGGTCGTTACCCACGACCACCGCATGGTGGAGGGGTTCGACCGGATTTTCGACGTGCGGGACGGCAGGATTGCGGGAGAGAGATTCAACCACGAAGCGACGAAATGA